In Lolium rigidum isolate FL_2022 chromosome 3, APGP_CSIRO_Lrig_0.1, whole genome shotgun sequence, the genomic window TGATGTATTTCATGATGATATAATATCATAGTTCTTTATAGTTTTTTCTAAAAGTTTTGGCAAACTTTGCTTAGTTTGACTTTTTAAAAGCCTTATTAATTGCAGAGGGAATATTATATTAAATCATGCTATAGATATTCATAGTCATTTAATTTTCTTCAAATGATGTGGTGCACGAACTTTTTTATCAAGTTGATATTTTCTAGTTTCTCCTTTTAATCCATTATTCCCTCTTAATACACTGTCGTTTTCTTATACTAGGATGCACACAACATATTCAACGAAGTAAAAGAACATGGTCCAGTTGAAAGGGATGAGGAGAATCAGGACGATCCCAAAGAGCATGATCTGGAACACCAGAGAGATGATGTGGACGATGTTGGTGAGAATGACCAACTTATTCAGTCAAAACCCAAAATAAATGGTTTGCTAGCAGGCGGCAAAAGTGGTTACATTGGTGGGAGGTGGAAATTGGCTTGGAAAACGTCATCAGAATACTGTTTGGATGGGCATATGGATAGCGGCATGGAACGATTATATCTACATGAAGAAGGTGTACCAATATCTGAAAATGTCTTGTTAATAGATGTTCCAGCAAGTGGGGATTTGATAAAAGCAACTGCATTGGTCAACAAATCTGTTTTTCATAAGGACCAGACTGGAAATAACAATATTGATTTATGTTCACACGAGAAAGGTTTGAAAAGTACAAAATGGAATGATCTATTGGAGCCTGGTGTAAAACGTGCATTAGTCTTGGGTGTTGGGATACAAATACTCCAACAGGTacgtttctttttcttagaacaaGGACTAGGCGACTATAAATTTCTCTTTTAACATAATTACTTGGCATTCAAATATTTCATCTCATTCTGTTTTATGCCACTCAAATTTTTACGTGTACACTTTATCTCCTAGTTTGACACTTTGCATAACTAAGATAAGACAATAACCAAAGAGCGCATCGATTCAGACCATTCGTTTCATATGTTATCTCGTTAAGCACATAAGGTTTTCACCAAAACCAAATAATGCaagtttctattttatttatttattttgttgaaCCTATGTTACATGAAAAATCTATAATATTTAATTATGTTAACAATTTTGCAGTTTGCTGGTATCAATGGTATTCTCTATTACACCCCTCAGATACTTGAGCAAGCTGGTGTTGGAGTTCTTCTATCAAAGTTTGGCATTAACCCTTCTTCTGTGTCTATTTTGATGAGCGCCATTACAACTTTGTTAATGCTTCCCTTTATATGCATTGCCATGTGGCTTATGGATCGCAAAGGAAGAAGGTATACTCAATATCCTTAAGATTCTAATAATTATCTCCCAATTTACTGCTTTTTCCAAATTTGATATTGTTAAGATAAAATGAAGTGACATGTTTCATCGTCTAATGCAGACGGCTACTTATTGTCACAATACCCATCTTGGTAGTGTCACTCATTGTTTTGGTTACTGTCAACATCGTGAAATTGAGTGCTGAATTGCATGCATTGCTCTCAACAATGAGTGTTGGCATCTACTTTTGCGTCTTTGTCATGGGATTTGGTCCAATTCCTAATATTTTCTGCTCAGAGATTTTCCCCAACAAAGTCCGTGCCATATGCTTGGGCTTATGCAGCCTAACCTTTTGGATCTGTGACATCATTGTCACATACACCCTCCCTGTATTGTTGAGGTGCATCGGTCTTGCAGGTGTTTTCGGAATTTATGCCATCGTTTGTGTATTGGCATTTGTATTTGTATGCTTCAAGATGCCGGAAACAAAAGGTGTACCTATTGAGGTTATGGCGGAGCTCTTCGCATTCGATGCATCACATCCAAGTCAGCAAAAAGAAAATGTATATTCTCAAGAAGAAGATTTGTAAGAACAATGAGGATACTTAGGATTTTCTTATTGTTTGATGTATCACCACTCTTGCTGGAACATGAAATGTGTACTGCAATATTTTAATGCTATTATAATTCAAAGTTATTTGTGATATGTTTGGTTATATTATTAGTATTAAGATCTGAACTGTTATATATGCTATGCTTGGCCTTAATTATAATTAAGTTGTTCAATTTTAATTACATTGGCGTGGTGCTTGAGACGTCTTGGAGCAATGGTGAAGCCCACAACTCGCAAGCCTCTCGACAGTCTAGCACAGCACATCTGATTGACGCGATCAGTTGTGCGACTCTCCTTTCGTGCAGCTATTGTTTAGTGTTGCATCCAACGCACAGAAGAGAAAAGGTAGAGAGCATGTAAAGAAAGATGGCACCTAGACTTGTTTCAGAATAGACTTATTTTCCAGATTCCCGTACATTGGGAACA contains:
- the LOC124695142 gene encoding monosaccharide-sensing protein 2-like; protein product: MDGAVLLAFAASIGNMLQGWDNASIAGAMFYIKEEFNLDSMPMVEGCIMAMALFGATVITTLSGLLSDKFGRWAMLLTSAVLSLVSALLVIFWSQHVYMLLFARLIQGFSIGLAVTLVPLYIAETAPSDIRGKLSTFPQLSGSAGMFLSYCMVFWMSMLPNISWRFMLGIQLIPSVIYSLLVIFYLPETPSWLVSQGRVYEAKKVLQRLRKEEDVSGEMASLLEGTRVGHQAPSMEEYLIGTNEKLLNNKLVPAEEMIKLYGLPEEVHCVAYPLKRQNTEDIVIGHSTSHGASFYDPIVSITRSFHESFIEDAHNIFNEVKEHGPVERDEENQDDPKEHDLEHQRDDVDDVGENDQLIQSKPKINGLLAGGKSGYIGGRWKLAWKTSSEYCLDGHMDSGMERLYLHEEGVPISENVLLIDVPASGDLIKATALVNKSVFHKDQTGNNNIDLCSHEKGLKSTKWNDLLEPGVKRALVLGVGIQILQQFAGINGILYYTPQILEQAGVGVLLSKFGINPSSVSILMSAITTLLMLPFICIAMWLMDRKGRRRLLIVTIPILVVSLIVLVTVNIVKLSAELHALLSTMSVGIYFCVFVMGFGPIPNIFCSEIFPNKVRAICLGLCSLTFWICDIIVTYTLPVLLRCIGLAGVFGIYAIVCVLAFVFVCFKMPETKGVPIEVMAELFAFDASHPSQQKENVYSQEEDL